Proteins encoded within one genomic window of Flavobacterium gilvum:
- a CDS encoding glycoside hydrolase domain-containing protein has product MKFLKISSLVLIAFCGLAFVGNPTKYLFTETALKKYETTLRNKAFVVFPELREQPIKWFDSIPEGKIKDENYTKIFSMTARPGEFYVYQLGVWALKTDINDVQIEFTDLKDKSGKVVLAKKMTCFNKGGVDFKGKPFSKKVNVAAGRVQALWIGIDLKGVKEGSYTGSVSVSGNGKKQIIPILLTVSGEIVTDYGYNEGRRLSRLNWLNSTVGIDEKIAKGYNPVTVEGNTISILGRKLAIADNGLPASIISYFGASNQSFVEKGEPIVNTPFRFVVEKENGEIVKLVPGKLSFIKQTASKVAWKVVNTSKECDLECTGQMEFDGFVDYSLKLVSKSPLKVKDIRLEIPVAKEKSEYMMGLGQEGGFRTPDWKWKWDVTKNQDMLWVGAVNGGLRVKWKAENYTRPLVNIYYEFDPLHMPPSWNNAGKGGVNVGEQNQDVVINAYSGSREMKAGEQLNYDFELLITPFKLINRKNKFEDRYYHGGGTNTSVKIENAKKAGANIINIHHAEDIYPFINYPYLDDNVSALTKLVGDAHKENMRMKFYYTTRELTKNLPEFWAFNSLNGEVIYPGPGNASRTEALHPKGPNEWLIKNMREKYIPAWYNPVKEGKFKGETDLSVITTPDSRLNNFYIAGLDWMVQHIGIDGVYIDDSALDRFTLLRARKIIDQYRPEGRMDLHSWNHFHRWAGYASCLNLYMDLLPYFDLVWIGESRNYDRLPDHWLIEVSGIPFGLPGQMLEGGGNPWRGMVYGITNRAGWTDNNSPSELWKFWDKYHIENKIMVGYWEKEFPVSIANPSVKASIYKGGDETIISVANWTDKDQDASLVVDWSKLGIDPTKCEIIIPEIKDFQNEQKLTSLDKISISGKKGYLILLKNKK; this is encoded by the coding sequence ATGAAATTTTTAAAAATTAGTTCTTTAGTCTTAATCGCTTTTTGCGGTCTGGCATTTGTTGGCAATCCGACAAAATATCTATTTACAGAAACAGCCTTGAAGAAATATGAAACAACACTGAGAAACAAGGCTTTTGTGGTTTTTCCAGAATTACGGGAACAACCCATAAAGTGGTTTGATTCTATTCCCGAAGGCAAAATAAAAGACGAGAATTATACCAAGATATTCTCAATGACTGCACGACCTGGAGAATTTTATGTTTATCAGTTGGGAGTATGGGCTTTGAAAACTGATATTAATGATGTTCAGATTGAATTTACGGATCTAAAGGATAAATCCGGAAAAGTTGTTTTGGCTAAAAAAATGACTTGTTTCAATAAAGGAGGGGTTGATTTTAAAGGAAAACCTTTTTCAAAAAAAGTTAACGTAGCTGCAGGAAGAGTACAGGCACTTTGGATTGGAATTGATTTGAAGGGAGTTAAAGAAGGGAGTTATACCGGTTCTGTATCGGTATCTGGAAATGGTAAAAAACAAATTATCCCTATTTTGCTAACTGTTTCGGGAGAAATTGTTACTGATTATGGATATAATGAAGGTCGTCGCTTATCTCGACTTAATTGGTTAAACTCAACGGTAGGAATAGATGAAAAAATCGCCAAAGGCTATAATCCTGTTACGGTTGAAGGAAATACAATCAGCATATTAGGGCGTAAACTTGCAATTGCCGATAACGGACTTCCAGCTTCGATAATCAGTTATTTTGGAGCTTCAAACCAGTCTTTTGTTGAAAAAGGGGAACCAATTGTCAATACTCCTTTTCGATTTGTTGTAGAAAAAGAAAATGGGGAGATTGTCAAACTTGTTCCAGGGAAATTATCATTTATTAAACAAACCGCTTCAAAAGTGGCTTGGAAAGTGGTCAACACTTCAAAAGAATGTGATCTTGAATGTACTGGACAAATGGAATTTGATGGTTTTGTAGATTATAGTCTAAAACTTGTTTCAAAGTCTCCTTTGAAAGTAAAAGACATCCGACTCGAGATTCCTGTTGCAAAAGAAAAATCCGAATATATGATGGGATTGGGTCAAGAAGGAGGATTCCGCACTCCAGATTGGAAATGGAAATGGGATGTAACCAAAAATCAAGATATGCTTTGGGTTGGAGCAGTAAACGGAGGTCTTCGTGTAAAATGGAAGGCAGAAAATTACACACGTCCGTTGGTCAATATTTATTACGAATTTGATCCGTTGCACATGCCTCCGTCATGGAATAATGCAGGTAAAGGAGGAGTTAATGTTGGGGAACAAAACCAAGATGTGGTTATAAATGCCTATTCAGGAAGCCGTGAAATGAAGGCAGGGGAGCAACTCAACTACGACTTCGAATTACTGATTACACCTTTCAAATTAATTAACAGAAAAAATAAATTTGAAGATAGATATTATCATGGAGGAGGAACAAATACTTCGGTGAAAATTGAGAACGCCAAAAAAGCCGGTGCCAATATCATCAACATACACCATGCCGAAGATATTTACCCATTTATCAATTATCCTTATTTGGATGATAATGTTAGTGCGCTTACAAAACTGGTTGGCGATGCACACAAAGAGAATATGAGGATGAAATTCTATTATACTACTCGTGAATTAACAAAAAACCTTCCCGAATTTTGGGCTTTCAACAGTCTTAATGGCGAAGTGATTTATCCGGGTCCCGGTAATGCAAGTCGTACAGAAGCTTTACATCCGAAAGGGCCGAATGAATGGCTTATCAAAAATATGAGGGAAAAGTATATCCCAGCATGGTATAACCCGGTAAAAGAAGGAAAGTTTAAGGGAGAGACCGATCTTTCGGTTATTACCACACCAGATAGCCGTCTCAACAATTTTTATATCGCAGGATTAGACTGGATGGTTCAGCATATTGGGATTGACGGTGTATATATTGACGATTCGGCACTAGATCGTTTTACATTGTTGCGCGCAAGAAAAATAATCGATCAATACCGTCCCGAGGGAAGAATGGATTTGCACAGTTGGAATCACTTCCATAGATGGGCAGGATATGCAAGTTGTTTAAACCTTTACATGGATTTGCTTCCTTATTTTGATTTGGTGTGGATTGGCGAATCACGTAACTATGACCGATTGCCAGATCATTGGCTTATAGAAGTATCAGGAATTCCATTTGGGTTGCCTGGGCAAATGCTAGAAGGCGGCGGTAATCCATGGCGCGGAATGGTTTATGGAATAACAAATAGAGCAGGATGGACCGATAATAATTCGCCATCCGAATTGTGGAAATTTTGGGACAAATACCACATAGAAAATAAAATAATGGTGGGATATTGGGAAAAAGAATTTCCAGTGTCAATTGCTAATCCATCGGTGAAAGCTTCGATATATAAAGGTGGAGACGAGACAATTATTTCAGTAGCCAATTGGACAGATAAAGATCAGGATGCTTCACTAGTTGTTGATTGGTCAAAATTGGGAATAGATCCAACAAAATGCGAAATAATTATCCCCGAAATAAAAGATTTTCAGAATGAACAAAAACTAACTTCCTTAGATAAAATTAGCATTTCTGGGAAAAAAGGATATTTGATTCTGTTAAAAAATAAAAAATAA
- a CDS encoding glycoside hydrolase family 38 N-terminal domain-containing protein encodes MRSKSTVLLAFSLVSFLISNAQNYDGKSTLTDVKQATEKEKKKNSKKPNVKNVIIVYKTHFDIGYSELVQQVVHDYRTSMADKVLAAIDVNSSQPKDKQFVWTVSGWPMKQILWDGQAPERKRKIEKAIADGNLAVHALPFSMHLETSDPEDLVRGLNYSSTLARKFGQPLSISAKMSDAPSYSWFIPTLLTNAGVKFYHMGGPQVNMDYGIPPFFWWEGPDGSRLLTLYNNGYGNDELPPANWPYKTWLHISMTGDNQGPPSPETIAKDLAYYKSLGINAKVGKMDDFADMIMKEDLSKLPVVRSDMGDVWIQGVMSMPEATKLAQNIRPSIAGMDELTTIEKIWGIYRPDLHNITAEAYENSLLYSEHTWGLANQHYIKTPYGKAWEEMWNKGLPPQFKLLEQSWKDKADYINNVEKLVTNPYRDGVASLADNVKVDGNRIVVYNPLPWKRDAEVIVDTRLIFGNDFVSLKPLDGGPAAAVSHEYSAIEDKAPMSRFVAKDIPPMGYRTYVASMDKVDAPELKSDKNSGVIESPFFKATIDAKRGRIVSLIDKRSGKELVDANAPQGFGQYFYQRFDYKDVSGWLDKSLYPKYIAHRFCFASYDMPQDVPYSSALPQDMTLDVEKSEIDVKAVMTGTIPGPGLPQKVSISLTLSGMTPTADLEVSWQKQPDSWPETAWISLPFKCENTKFRLGRIGADVDPVKDMVIDNSNHHLSWVNSGVAVYDGTTGAGVGICSPDAPMVSLGEPGEYKFDKRYEPKKPYVYINLYNNQWRTNFPAWIGNGQRMSAKVRIWAFDKFSSESSLYTPSMETRVPMQVASSKVSNGKLPVTQQGIALSRKGVAVTAFGPNPDGDGTVLRVWEQGGISDKFEITLPQGAKFVTAQPVNLRGENSGEPIKITNGKLTFDIHAYAPVSFILKE; translated from the coding sequence ATGAGAAGTAAATCAACCGTATTATTAGCTTTTAGCTTAGTTTCCTTTTTAATTTCAAATGCACAGAATTATGATGGAAAATCAACGCTTACAGATGTTAAACAGGCTACCGAAAAAGAAAAGAAAAAGAATTCAAAGAAGCCAAATGTCAAAAATGTAATCATTGTCTACAAAACCCATTTTGATATTGGGTATTCAGAATTGGTGCAACAGGTTGTTCATGATTATCGAACTTCGATGGCAGATAAGGTACTTGCTGCGATAGATGTAAACAGCAGTCAGCCAAAAGACAAACAGTTTGTCTGGACCGTTTCGGGCTGGCCTATGAAGCAGATACTTTGGGATGGACAGGCACCTGAGCGTAAAAGGAAAATTGAAAAGGCGATTGCTGATGGTAACTTAGCAGTTCATGCCTTACCGTTTTCAATGCATTTAGAAACTTCAGATCCGGAAGATTTGGTACGTGGGTTAAATTATTCATCAACACTGGCACGAAAGTTTGGACAACCGCTTTCTATCAGTGCCAAAATGAGTGATGCACCTTCGTATTCATGGTTTATCCCGACACTTTTGACTAATGCAGGTGTTAAGTTTTATCACATGGGTGGGCCACAGGTAAATATGGATTATGGAATTCCGCCATTTTTTTGGTGGGAAGGACCTGATGGTTCTCGACTCTTAACACTTTATAATAACGGTTATGGCAATGATGAACTACCTCCTGCCAACTGGCCTTATAAAACATGGCTTCATATCAGTATGACCGGAGATAACCAAGGGCCTCCAAGTCCAGAAACGATTGCAAAAGACTTAGCTTATTATAAAAGTTTGGGTATAAATGCCAAAGTTGGTAAAATGGATGATTTTGCTGATATGATTATGAAGGAAGATTTGAGTAAACTTCCGGTTGTTCGTAGCGATATGGGTGATGTTTGGATTCAGGGTGTAATGAGTATGCCTGAGGCAACAAAGCTGGCTCAAAACATCAGGCCTTCAATAGCGGGGATGGATGAGCTAACAACAATAGAAAAAATATGGGGTATTTATCGTCCAGACTTGCACAATATTACTGCAGAAGCTTATGAAAACAGCTTGCTATATAGCGAACATACATGGGGGCTTGCAAACCAGCATTATATTAAAACTCCATATGGAAAGGCTTGGGAAGAGATGTGGAATAAGGGATTGCCTCCTCAATTTAAATTATTGGAACAATCATGGAAAGATAAAGCAGATTATATCAACAATGTTGAAAAACTAGTGACCAATCCGTACCGTGATGGAGTGGCATCTCTTGCTGATAATGTTAAGGTTGATGGTAACCGCATTGTGGTTTATAACCCACTGCCATGGAAACGTGATGCCGAAGTTATTGTTGACACTCGTTTGATTTTTGGAAATGATTTTGTTTCTCTAAAACCTCTTGATGGTGGTCCTGCTGCTGCAGTTTCACACGAATATTCCGCCATTGAAGACAAAGCCCCAATGTCACGATTTGTTGCCAAGGATATTCCGCCAATGGGTTATCGTACCTATGTAGCTTCTATGGACAAGGTGGATGCACCGGAGTTGAAATCCGATAAGAATTCGGGTGTAATCGAAAGTCCATTTTTCAAAGCAACTATCGATGCCAAACGAGGCAGAATTGTAAGTCTTATTGATAAAAGGTCAGGAAAAGAATTGGTCGATGCTAATGCTCCTCAAGGTTTTGGACAATATTTTTATCAAAGATTTGATTATAAAGATGTTTCTGGATGGCTTGACAAATCGCTGTATCCTAAGTATATAGCTCATAGATTTTGTTTTGCATCTTATGATATGCCACAGGATGTTCCATACAGTTCTGCACTTCCACAGGATATGACACTGGATGTAGAAAAATCAGAAATTGATGTCAAGGCTGTGATGACAGGTACTATTCCTGGACCGGGTTTGCCACAAAAGGTTTCTATTTCATTAACACTTTCTGGTATGACACCTACAGCAGACCTCGAAGTTAGCTGGCAGAAACAACCCGACTCTTGGCCTGAAACAGCATGGATAAGTCTTCCGTTTAAGTGTGAGAATACTAAGTTCCGTCTTGGTCGTATTGGAGCTGATGTTGACCCTGTAAAAGATATGGTTATTGATAATTCAAACCATCATCTTTCATGGGTAAATAGTGGAGTTGCTGTTTATGATGGAACAACTGGAGCGGGTGTAGGTATCTGTTCTCCAGATGCACCAATGGTAAGTTTGGGAGAACCGGGAGAGTACAAATTTGATAAACGTTATGAACCCAAAAAACCTTATGTGTATATCAATCTGTATAATAACCAATGGCGTACTAATTTCCCTGCTTGGATTGGTAACGGACAACGTATGAGTGCCAAAGTACGTATTTGGGCTTTTGATAAATTCTCTTCAGAAAGTTCACTTTATACGCCTAGTATGGAGACACGTGTGCCGATGCAAGTTGCTAGTTCCAAAGTGTCAAACGGAAAGTTGCCTGTTACCCAGCAAGGAATTGCTCTTTCAAGAAAAGGGGTGGCAGTTACTGCATTTGGCCCAAATCCTGACGGTGATGGAACTGTACTTAGAGTATGGGAGCAAGGAGGAATTTCGGATAAATTCGAAATTACATTGCCACAAGGGGCTAAGTTTGTTACTGCTCAACCTGTGAACCTGAGAGGAGAAAACAGCGGAGAACCAATTAAAATAACAAACGGTAAATTGACATTTGACATACATGCGTATGCTCCTGTAAGTTTTATTTTGAAAGAGTAG
- a CDS encoding glycosyl hydrolase family 95 catalytic domain-containing protein — protein sequence MKKTLLFLFLCSLTAFSQKKQKDQDFPKQENNLALPAPINSWDEAIPLGNGLTGGLLWGEKNLIRLSLDRGDLWDERTNGPKEWWKTQTWAKGGNMWEGAYHGSTPTKLPAGAVEFTLANGTSIKSFELNKRTAEGIVHFENGQDARVFFSAVKPVALMRIPVAKYDAIQVMSSMQVSEKYRGKSAGPDSHTVKSLGYPAATNGAVGNAKWYVQEASEGLVYCVYTETRQVKNEMLTAIAVTTSRDGGDLIELAKKRCSEILDQGINKSLTEHIAWWKNFWDQSQINLPEKRMQDYYTFARYLYGSGSRANTPPMPLQGVWTSATGSLPPWKGDYHSDLNTQMTYIAYQEAGNFSEGSSYINFLWNKRDQWRAFAKDFYETSGLSVPGVMSYGGQPLGGWGAYSLSPTMTSWNAHLFYLHWLYTADDVFLKERAYPWCKEAAECLRDLLKPDANGKLKLLRSSSPEIFGNHWLEPNTNYDLMSIKMHFLAVAEMADAQGLTAEAKSWNDLADKLGDFHVAEDGELMLDSKLLLRENHRHLSNIIGIYPFNLITVEGTNEDQRRITTTLKRPEWNAEKHNEWCGYSWAWMSCLQARTGNSESAYHHLDVFEKAYILRNGFHVNQDQTPDTRYGFGGGKPFTLEGNFIAMQAVQEMLLQSWSPTPGKANSGVIRIFSATPKEWANVSFNDLRAEGGYKVSAIRKAGKTVWFSIKSKKEGTVRIKDNFEGQKPKWNVKDVKNNNGIYEVELKAGQQLEAKF from the coding sequence ATGAAGAAAACGCTTCTATTCCTATTCCTTTGTAGTTTAACCGCTTTTTCACAGAAGAAACAAAAAGATCAGGATTTTCCAAAACAGGAAAATAATTTAGCACTACCTGCACCTATAAATTCTTGGGACGAGGCAATTCCGCTAGGAAATGGATTAACAGGAGGATTATTGTGGGGAGAGAAAAACCTCATCCGTCTTTCGCTTGATCGAGGCGATTTGTGGGATGAACGTACAAATGGGCCGAAAGAATGGTGGAAAACCCAAACTTGGGCCAAGGGCGGAAATATGTGGGAAGGAGCCTATCACGGATCAACCCCAACAAAATTACCTGCCGGTGCAGTAGAATTTACTTTGGCAAACGGCACTTCAATAAAATCATTCGAACTTAATAAAAGAACTGCTGAAGGAATTGTGCATTTTGAAAACGGACAAGACGCAAGGGTTTTCTTCAGTGCAGTAAAACCTGTTGCATTGATGCGTATTCCTGTTGCAAAATACGATGCGATTCAAGTCATGAGTTCGATGCAAGTTTCTGAAAAATACCGAGGAAAATCTGCTGGACCCGACAGTCATACAGTAAAATCACTAGGATATCCTGCAGCAACAAATGGAGCTGTTGGAAACGCAAAATGGTATGTTCAAGAAGCTTCTGAAGGATTGGTTTATTGTGTTTATACAGAAACCCGTCAGGTGAAAAATGAAATGCTGACAGCCATTGCCGTTACTACAAGTCGCGACGGTGGAGACCTAATTGAATTGGCAAAAAAACGTTGTTCCGAAATTTTAGATCAAGGAATTAATAAAAGTTTGACAGAACACATTGCTTGGTGGAAAAATTTTTGGGACCAATCGCAAATCAATTTGCCAGAAAAAAGAATGCAGGATTATTACACTTTTGCTCGTTATTTGTATGGATCGGGTTCAAGAGCAAATACTCCTCCAATGCCTTTGCAGGGAGTATGGACCTCGGCCACAGGAAGTCTTCCGCCATGGAAGGGAGATTACCACAGTGATTTGAATACACAAATGACTTATATAGCGTATCAGGAAGCGGGAAATTTCAGCGAGGGGAGTAGCTATATCAATTTTCTTTGGAACAAAAGAGATCAATGGCGTGCTTTTGCAAAAGATTTTTACGAAACATCTGGTTTATCGGTTCCTGGGGTAATGTCTTATGGAGGACAGCCTTTGGGCGGTTGGGGAGCTTACAGCTTGTCACCAACGATGACTTCTTGGAATGCTCATCTTTTTTATCTTCACTGGTTGTACACGGCAGATGATGTTTTCCTAAAAGAAAGGGCTTATCCTTGGTGTAAAGAAGCGGCAGAATGTTTGCGTGATTTATTAAAACCGGATGCAAACGGAAAATTGAAATTATTGCGATCGTCTTCTCCCGAAATTTTTGGAAATCATTGGCTGGAGCCAAATACCAATTACGATTTAATGAGTATCAAAATGCATTTTTTGGCTGTAGCCGAAATGGCAGATGCTCAAGGTTTGACTGCCGAAGCAAAATCATGGAACGATTTGGCTGACAAATTAGGTGATTTTCATGTGGCAGAAGACGGTGAACTGATGCTTGATTCAAAACTTCTTTTGAGGGAAAATCACCGTCATCTTTCGAACATTATTGGGATTTATCCATTTAACCTGATTACGGTTGAAGGTACAAATGAAGACCAACGCAGAATTACCACTACTTTGAAACGTCCAGAATGGAATGCCGAGAAACACAACGAATGGTGCGGTTATTCCTGGGCTTGGATGTCGTGCTTACAAGCCCGTACCGGAAATTCAGAAAGTGCTTATCACCATTTGGATGTTTTTGAAAAAGCGTATATTTTGCGAAATGGTTTTCATGTAAATCAAGACCAGACTCCTGATACTCGTTACGGGTTTGGAGGAGGAAAACCTTTCACATTAGAAGGAAATTTTATTGCTATGCAAGCCGTTCAGGAAATGCTGCTGCAAAGTTGGAGTCCTACTCCCGGAAAAGCCAATTCGGGTGTGATTCGAATTTTTTCGGCTACGCCAAAAGAATGGGCAAATGTTTCGTTCAACGATTTAAGAGCAGAAGGTGGATACAAAGTTTCGGCCATACGAAAAGCTGGGAAAACAGTTTGGTTCAGTATTAAATCCAAAAAAGAAGGAACAGTCAGAATAAAAGACAATTTTGAGGGACAAAAGCCAAAATGGAACGTGAAGGATGTGAAAAATAATAATGGCATTTATGAAGTTGAATTGAAAGCTGGGCAACAATTAGAAGCTAAGTTTTAA
- a CDS encoding glycoside hydrolase family 3 C-terminal domain-containing protein yields MNKLKKQASSSSKWIGMILLMSIFSMGYSQSQNKDFPFRNPDLDMEIRIKDLISRLTLTEKVSMMKHQSPAIERLGVPAYNWWNEALHGVARTKEKVTVFPQAIGMAATFDTEALQKMGDIASSEGRALFNEDLRNGKTGSIYRGLTYWTPNINIFRDPRWGRGQETYGEDPYLTGKMGSAIVRGLEGNDPKYLKAVACAKHYAVHSGPEYNRHSFDVHPSTYDLWDTYLPAFRELITKAKVHGVMCAYNRLDGQPCCGNSKLLSDILHNQWAFDGYVTSDCWAVTDFAKFHKTSANDTDAVTEALLNGTDLECGNLYQLLEQGVKKGLLSERDINVSLTRLFKILFKIGMFDPADRVPYASIGKEVIESDAHKKHAYEMAQKSMVLLENKKNVLPLNESKIKRIALIGPNADNGHTQLANYFGTPSQIVTPYMSLQKRFGGKIKIDYIKGVGIVDKVKDGPSFAQVAEQAKKSDVIIFVGGISADYEGEAGDAGAGGYSGFASGDRTTIALPPIQTELMKALKKTGRPLIVVNMSGSIMDFQWESQNADAILQAWYGGQAAGDAIIDVLFGNYNPAGRMPLTTYMSDKDLPAFEDYSMENRTYRYFKGAVRYPFGYGLSYTNFSYSPLENNSVVKTGSSIQVSTTVKNIGNKDGDEVVQLYVTHSQDKNKRTPIHSLKGFKRIHLKKGESVKVSFNLSPEDLAFTDSEGNGIESAKKVEIYIGGGQPNKSAGSSNSLTIEGESYKVF; encoded by the coding sequence ATGAATAAATTAAAGAAACAAGCAAGTTCTAGTAGCAAATGGATTGGTATGATTTTGCTAATGAGTATCTTTTCTATGGGATACAGCCAGTCTCAAAACAAAGATTTTCCTTTCCGTAATCCGGATTTGGATATGGAAATTAGGATAAAAGATTTAATTTCCAGATTGACACTCACGGAAAAAGTGAGCATGATGAAGCATCAGTCTCCAGCGATTGAACGTTTGGGAGTTCCTGCTTACAATTGGTGGAACGAAGCGTTGCACGGAGTTGCACGAACCAAAGAAAAAGTGACGGTTTTTCCGCAAGCTATCGGGATGGCAGCTACTTTTGACACAGAGGCGCTGCAAAAGATGGGGGACATAGCTTCTTCTGAAGGGCGTGCACTTTTTAATGAAGATTTACGTAATGGAAAAACAGGTTCTATTTATCGTGGGTTGACCTATTGGACTCCGAATATCAATATCTTTCGTGATCCACGTTGGGGCAGAGGACAGGAAACCTACGGCGAAGACCCTTACTTGACAGGAAAAATGGGATCGGCCATCGTTAGGGGATTAGAAGGAAATGATCCAAAATACTTGAAGGCCGTTGCCTGCGCCAAACATTATGCGGTACACAGCGGTCCGGAATATAACCGTCATTCATTTGATGTTCATCCTTCAACCTATGATTTGTGGGATACTTATTTACCGGCTTTTCGTGAACTTATCACCAAGGCAAAAGTTCATGGAGTGATGTGCGCTTACAACCGTTTGGATGGACAGCCTTGTTGCGGAAACAGTAAGCTGTTATCCGATATTTTACATAATCAATGGGCTTTTGATGGTTATGTGACCTCGGACTGTTGGGCCGTTACTGATTTTGCAAAGTTTCATAAAACCAGTGCCAATGATACCGATGCGGTAACGGAAGCCTTGTTGAACGGAACCGATTTGGAATGTGGTAATTTATATCAATTATTGGAACAAGGAGTTAAAAAAGGATTGCTTTCAGAAAGAGATATAAACGTTTCGCTGACTCGCCTTTTCAAAATTCTGTTTAAAATTGGAATGTTCGATCCAGCAGACAGAGTACCTTATGCTTCCATCGGAAAAGAAGTAATAGAAAGTGATGCCCATAAAAAACATGCTTACGAGATGGCTCAAAAGTCGATGGTATTGTTGGAAAATAAAAAAAATGTGCTTCCGCTTAATGAGTCAAAAATTAAAAGAATCGCTTTAATAGGTCCAAACGCAGATAATGGACATACTCAATTGGCTAATTATTTCGGAACACCAAGCCAGATTGTTACGCCTTATATGAGCTTGCAAAAACGTTTTGGAGGAAAAATAAAGATAGATTATATCAAAGGAGTTGGTATTGTCGATAAGGTGAAAGACGGGCCTTCATTTGCCCAAGTGGCAGAACAAGCTAAGAAATCTGATGTAATAATTTTTGTAGGAGGTATAAGTGCCGATTATGAAGGTGAAGCGGGAGATGCCGGTGCAGGAGGTTATTCAGGATTTGCCAGTGGAGACAGAACCACTATTGCATTGCCGCCTATACAGACTGAATTAATGAAAGCTTTGAAAAAAACAGGCCGCCCACTGATTGTTGTGAATATGTCGGGTTCCATAATGGATTTTCAATGGGAAAGCCAAAATGCCGATGCTATTTTGCAGGCATGGTATGGAGGACAAGCTGCAGGAGATGCTATAATTGATGTTCTTTTTGGGAACTATAATCCTGCAGGACGTATGCCTTTGACAACTTACATGAGCGATAAAGATTTGCCAGCATTTGAAGATTATTCAATGGAAAACCGTACGTATCGCTATTTTAAAGGCGCGGTTAGATATCCATTTGGTTATGGTTTGAGTTATACAAATTTTAGTTATAGTCCGTTGGAAAATAATTCGGTAGTGAAAACGGGTAGTAGCATTCAAGTGAGTACAACCGTAAAAAACATCGGGAACAAGGATGGCGACGAAGTGGTACAATTATACGTGACTCATTCTCAGGATAAAAATAAGAGAACTCCAATTCATTCCTTAAAAGGATTTAAACGAATTCATTTGAAGAAAGGAGAGTCGGTAAAAGTAAGTTTTAACCTTAGTCCAGAAGACCTTGCCTTCACGGACAGTGAAGGGAATGGGATAGAAAGTGCCAAAAAGGTAGAAATATATATAGGAGGAGGTCAGCCTAATAAATCGGCTGGTAGCTCAAACTCTCTGACTATCGAAGGGGAGTCTTATAAAGTGTTTTAA